A stretch of Arachis hypogaea cultivar Tifrunner chromosome 15, arahy.Tifrunner.gnm2.J5K5, whole genome shotgun sequence DNA encodes these proteins:
- the LOC140179035 gene encoding uncharacterized protein isoform X2, whose translation MVSIALLIFCPVYMQFFLIETVKVAPRNNHESGCYMKVVDFLNQRYKSMRKAAEIVMFSPTLRGMATVTFFYKLGMSGINSVLPMVVLAILNPLVGEKVILCSAF comes from the exons ATG GTTTCAATAGCACTCTTGATATTTTGTCCTGTTTATATGCAATTCTTCCTCATTGAGACGGTGAAAGTTGCTCCGAGAAACAATCATGAGTCAGGATGCTACATGAAAGTAGTTGATTTTCTCAACCAGAGATACAAATCTATGAGAAAAGCTGCAGAAATAGTCATGTTCAG TCCAACATTGAGGGGCATGGCTACTGTCACCTTCTTTTACAAGTTGGGAATGTCAGGCATAAACAGTGTTTTACCG ATGGTGGTGCTTGCCATACTAAATCCACTGGTTGGAGAGAAAGTGATACTTTGCTCCGCATTTTGA
- the LOC140179035 gene encoding uncharacterized protein isoform X1: MVHNYTSVSIALLIFCPVYMQFFLIETVKVAPRNNHESGCYMKVVDFLNQRYKSMRKAAEIVMFSPTLRGMATVTFFYKLGMSGINSVLPMVVLAILNPLVGEKVILCSAF, encoded by the exons ATGGTGCATAATTATACATCT GTTTCAATAGCACTCTTGATATTTTGTCCTGTTTATATGCAATTCTTCCTCATTGAGACGGTGAAAGTTGCTCCGAGAAACAATCATGAGTCAGGATGCTACATGAAAGTAGTTGATTTTCTCAACCAGAGATACAAATCTATGAGAAAAGCTGCAGAAATAGTCATGTTCAG TCCAACATTGAGGGGCATGGCTACTGTCACCTTCTTTTACAAGTTGGGAATGTCAGGCATAAACAGTGTTTTACCG ATGGTGGTGCTTGCCATACTAAATCCACTGGTTGGAGAGAAAGTGATACTTTGCTCCGCATTTTGA